In the genome of Gloeotrichia echinulata CP02, one region contains:
- a CDS encoding chlorophyll a/b-binding protein yields METRSSKDLSTVALEYNGVDRNGFIFGWTPQAEIWNSRFAMFGFIAYLVWDLAGYSVLRDVLHLIRY; encoded by the coding sequence ATGGAAACTCGCTCCTCCAAGGATTTATCAACAGTTGCACTAGAATATAATGGCGTAGATCGCAACGGATTTATATTTGGCTGGACACCCCAAGCCGAAATTTGGAACAGCAGATTTGCAATGTTTGGTTTTATCGCCTATTTAGTATGGGATTTAGCTGGATATAGCGTCCTACGTGACGTATTGCACCTCATTCGCTACTAA
- a CDS encoding protochlorophyllide reductase yields the protein MEQHRKSTVIITGTSSGVGLYAAKALIQTGKWHVVMACRDLLKTERAAQSVGIPQDSYTIIHLDLASLDSVRYFVKDFRTKGMSLDALVCNAAIYMPLIKEPLRSPEGFELSVATNHLGHFLLCNLLLEDLKKSSSSNPRLVILGTVTHNPDELGGKIPPRPDLGDLNGFAQGFKEPISMIDGKKFEPVKAYKDSKVCNVLTMRELHRRYYDSRNITFSSLYPGCVATTPLFRNHYPLFQKLFPLFQKYITGGFVSEELAGERVALVVADPEYSQSGVYWSWGNRQKKNGQSFVQKVSPQARDDEKAERLWDLSAKLVGLA from the coding sequence ATGGAACAACATCGGAAGTCAACGGTAATAATCACGGGCACTTCCTCCGGGGTGGGTTTGTATGCTGCGAAAGCTCTGATCCAAACAGGGAAATGGCATGTGGTGATGGCCTGTCGGGATTTATTGAAGACCGAACGTGCTGCCCAATCTGTGGGAATACCCCAGGACAGCTACACTATCATACATCTCGATTTAGCCTCTTTAGACAGTGTTCGATATTTTGTTAAAGATTTCCGAACTAAGGGTATGTCTCTAGACGCTTTGGTGTGCAATGCAGCCATTTATATGCCTTTAATAAAGGAGCCGTTACGCAGTCCAGAGGGATTTGAATTGAGCGTGGCGACCAATCACCTCGGACATTTCCTCTTATGTAACCTGCTCTTGGAAGACCTGAAAAAGTCATCATCTTCCAATCCCAGGTTGGTAATTTTAGGAACCGTGACCCACAACCCAGACGAGTTGGGTGGAAAGATTCCGCCGCGTCCAGATTTGGGTGATCTCAATGGCTTTGCACAGGGCTTTAAAGAACCAATATCAATGATTGACGGTAAAAAATTTGAACCTGTCAAAGCTTACAAAGATAGCAAAGTCTGCAATGTATTGACCATGAGGGAACTACATCGGCGCTATTACGATTCACGCAATATTACCTTCAGTTCTCTTTATCCAGGCTGTGTGGCGACAACGCCTCTATTCCGCAATCACTATCCCTTGTTTCAGAAACTGTTTCCATTGTTTCAGAAGTACATCACTGGGGGGTTTGTCTCTGAGGAATTAGCCGGGGAGCGAGTCGCTTTGGTGGTCGCCGATCCTGAATATAGCCAATCTGGTGTATATTGGAGTTGGGGAAATCGCCAGAAGAAAAATGGTCAATCCTTTGTGCAAAAGGTTTCTCCCCAAGCCCGCGATGATGAGAAAGCCGAGCGCTTGTGGGATTTAAGCGCCAAGCTGGTGGGACTAGCTTAA
- a CDS encoding Rpn family recombination-promoting nuclease/putative transposase, translating to MRRDSIFYKLFQQSPTLLFELLTNPPVNAGEYRFDSVAVKKPKFEIDGVFLPPETQNPGVVYFCEVQFQKDERLYERVFAESWLYFYRNRDRFSDLQIVIIYPSRSLEQADIRPYISQLNSPQVNRIYLDELGDIRSLPLWVALMVLTTIEDEQATEEARYLLTRSQQEVPQPENRAIIELLTTIMVYKFENKSQREVEEMLGITLRETQVYREIKEEGREEGREEGREEGREEGEKSLVLRLLARRVGELPQEVRQLVESLSLEQLENLGEALLDFSGMSDLDAWFTQYLS from the coding sequence ATGCGTCGAGATTCAATTTTCTATAAACTATTTCAACAATCGCCAACTTTACTATTTGAGCTATTGACAAATCCGCCAGTGAATGCAGGTGAATACCGATTTGATTCGGTAGCAGTTAAAAAACCAAAATTTGAAATCGATGGTGTATTTCTACCTCCAGAAACTCAAAATCCCGGAGTTGTCTATTTCTGTGAGGTACAGTTTCAAAAAGACGAAAGGCTCTATGAAAGGGTATTTGCGGAATCTTGGTTATATTTTTACCGGAATCGGGATAGATTTAGTGATCTGCAAATAGTAATAATTTACCCATCCCGTAGTCTTGAACAAGCTGATATTCGTCCCTATATCAGTCAACTTAATAGTCCACAGGTAAATCGCATATATTTGGATGAATTAGGTGATATTCGCTCTTTACCGTTGTGGGTAGCGTTAATGGTATTGACAACTATCGAGGACGAGCAAGCAACAGAAGAAGCGAGATATTTGCTTACCAGAAGTCAGCAGGAAGTTCCTCAGCCAGAAAATCGCGCCATAATAGAGTTATTGACGACAATAATGGTATACAAATTTGAAAATAAGAGCCAACGGGAGGTAGAGGAAATGTTGGGAATTACACTGAGAGAAACACAGGTATATCGAGAAATCAAGGAAGAAGGACGCGAGGAAGGACGCGAGGAAGGACGCGAGGAAGGACGCGAGGAAGGAGAAAAATCGCTTGTTCTACGTCTATTAGCTAGACGGGTGGGAGAATTACCCCAAGAGGTGCGTCAACTAGTTGAATCTCTCTCGCTGGAACAGTTGGAAAATCTGGGGGAAGCTTTGCTTGATTTTTCTGGTATGTCCGATTTGGATGCTTGGTTCACTCAATATTTGAGTTAA